The following are encoded in a window of Amaranthus tricolor cultivar Red isolate AtriRed21 chromosome 2, ASM2621246v1, whole genome shotgun sequence genomic DNA:
- the LOC130806101 gene encoding uncharacterized protein LOC130806101 isoform X1: MDEIGLKVLEHSNMLKPVSLALLKDEDPSVACQAIVSGMKFFDSILQDLVQQFIRNGKVERWAEEMWMRMIEFKDAILSLIFEPVSVRTRLLALKFLETYVLVFTPDAADTDRLNSGGKERRFNVSWLPSGHPVLDPDKLISEANSLFSYLLDMLKSSNRTPGPLTVTVVNCLASIARKRPSLFGQVLHALLDFQSNSETRGGHAASLQYSVRSALLGFLRCTHPVIIESRDKFIRRLHLMNAGEAADQALRQVDKMLRNSERSSRDPRAVKEEQSSTQIPHSGDLMKRKALHLHNDVRDNGVEMASKRMRYSSNGKSSDQVQAHGSVDDNSADGISSEASLANNNVNPVEQMIAVIAALLAEGERAADSLELLISQIHPDLLADIVITNMIHLPRTAPLATQGVLPSNAQSFPSASAAQVADSTSLPVHSQMSAQQSSNTSTVTDSTSLPDLSGTSNLQVDSRRDPRRDPRRLDPRRIAVPAEAPSLPVTEETTYVSSVSEGPGSVTKSTSITAEANTEPISPHFAPETEVDAKGMRTPLVLKKEDMAKEEGENGSREIPSSDNNVHVDKSSRSSDLAVNENSIALASMVTQTDVTGLSFVHESDDDSPPVSNERVPEETFADLPEIPSYIDLSEKQQQTLRKLAVEQIIKSYKDCKNKEFCGTRMSLIARLVSWMQADDLVSMMVQQDIVLDYKDQQGHELVMHVLYFLHGLITTESSELSLGATDLYEKFLTGVAKTLLDTLPASDKSFSRLLGEAPMLTDSVMGLLENLCYSNLSNVRGTDSRDDRITQGLGAVWSLILGRPLNRQACLTIALKCAVHSEDDTRVKAIRLVSNKLYQLNYISETIEQYAKNKLLSAVEYTSDAETSSSAGSIKEVGVGEETSVSGTLHSDSGKLHVVSQPGPSVSFSEAQRYISLYFALCTKKPDLLQLVFDAYARAGKSVKQAIHRHVPILLRSLESSYPQLLRIISDPPMGSENLLMLVLQTLAEQTIPSPDLISTVKHLYETKLKDVSILIPMLSSLSKNEVLPIFPRLVDLPLDKFRLALAHILQGSAHTGPALTPAEVLVAIHDIVPEKEGIALKKVTEACSACFEQRTVFTHHVLAKALNQMVDRTPLPLLFMRTVIQAIGSFPTLVDFIMEILSKLVDRQIWRMPKLWVGFLKCMSQTQPHSFHVLLKLPSPQLESALNKYPNLRGPLVAYSSQPNIISSLPSSTLAILGLSSELHMTNSHPVTSLHT; encoded by the exons ATGGATGAGATTGGTTTGAAAGTGTTGGAGCATTCCAACATGCTGAAACCAGTGTCGCTGGCCTTGTTAAAAGATGAAGATCCCAGTGTTGCTTGTCAAGCTATTGTTAGTGGCATGAAGTTTTTTGATTCTATACTTCAAGACTTGGTTCAACAG TTTATTCGAAATGGCAAAGTTGAGAGATGGGCTGAAGAGATGTGGATGCGGATGATTGAGTTCAAGGATGCAATACTTTCTCTCATTTTTGAG CCGGTTTCTGTGCGGACAAGGTTATTGGCACTGAAGTTTTTGGAAACATATGTATTGGTTTTTACCCCAGATGCAGCTGATACTGATAGACTGAACTCTGGAG GTAAGGAGCGCAGATTTAATGTGTCATGGTTGCCAAGTGGCCATCCAGTGCTAGATCCGGATAAACTCATATCAGAGGCAAACAGCCTGTTTTCCTATTTATTAGACATGTTAAAATCATCTAATAGAACTCCCGGTCCATTGACAGTCACTGTTGTGAATTG TCTGGCATCTATTGCAAGAAAGAGGCCTTCACTCTTTGGCCAAGTTTTACATGCACTTCTTGACTTCCAATCAAACTCTGAAACAAGAGGAGGTCATGCTGCTAGTTTACAATATTCTGTTAGGAGCGCGTTGTTGGGGTTCTTGAGATGTACACATCCTGTCATCATTGAG tcCAGGGACAAATTTATTAGACGTCTGCACTTAATGAATGCCGGTGAAGCCGCTGATCAAGCTCTTCGACAAGTTGACAAAATGCTGAGGAATAGTGAGCGTTCATCACGTGATCCTCGGGCTGTTAAG GAAGAACAATCATCAACCCAGATTCCACATTCTGGGGATTTAATGAAAAGGAAGGCGTTGCATCTGCACAATGATGTGCGTGATAATGGTGTGGAGATGGCTTCAAAACGTATGCGTTACTCTTCTAATGGAAAATCTTCAGATCAAGTTCAGGCTCATGGGTCTGTTGATGATAATTCTGCTGATGGGATCTCTTCTGAAGCTTCCCTGGCAAATAATAATGTGAATCCTGTTGAACAAATGATTGCTGTTATTGCTGCATTGCTAGCTGAAGGGGAAAGGGCTGCTGACTCACTTGAACTTCTAATTTCTCAAATTCATCCTGATTTGCTGGCTGATATTGTCATAACAAATATGATACATTTGCCAAGGACTGCACCTTTGGCAACGCAAGGGGTCTTGCCGTCAAATGCACAAAGTTTTCCTTCTGCGAGTGCTGCGCAAGTTGCTGATAGTACTTCTCTGCCTGTTCATTCACAAATGTCTGCACAGCAAAGCTCCAATACTTCAACAGTTACCGACAGCACATCTCTTCCTGATTTGTCTGGCACTTCTAATCTCCAAGTGGATTCAAGACGTGATCCAAGAAGG GATCCCCGCCGCTTGGATCCCAGAAGAATTGCAGTACCTGCTGAAGCACCATCACTTCCTGTTACAGAAGAAACTACCTATGTGTCATCTGTATCCGAAGGTCCTGGGTCTGTAACTAAATCCACTTCAATTACTGCTGAAGCAAATACCGAACCCATCTCACCACATTTTGCACCAGAGACTGAAGTTGATGCAAAAGGTATGAGAACTCCTCTGGTTCTCAAGAAAGAGGACATGGCTAAAGAGGAGGGAGAGAATGGATCCAGAGAGATACCTAGTTCAGATAATAATGTTCATGTTGATAAGTCATCTCGCTCATCTGACCTTGCTGTCAATGAGAACTCCATCGCTCTGGCATCGATGGTCACTCAGACAGATGTAACAGGGCTTTCTTTTGTCCATGAATCTGATGATGATTCTCCGCCTGTTTCAAATGAACGTGTGCCTGAAGAAACTTTTGCAGACTTGCCCGAAATTCCGTCTTACATTGATTTGTCAGAAAAACAGCAACAAACGTTGAGGAAACTGGCCGTTGAACAGATCATTAAATCGTATAAAGATTGTAAAAACAAAGAATTCTGCGGCACCAGGATGTCTCTAATTGCTCGGTTGGTCTCTTGG ATGCAAGCTGATGACCTTGTATCGATGATGGTGCAACAAGATATTGTTTTGGATTACAAAGACCAGCAG GGACATGAGCTTGTAATGCATGTTTTATACTTTCTCCATGGTCTAATTACTACTGAATCAAGTGAATTGTCTCTTGGCGCCACCGACTTGTATGAGAAATTTCTTACTGGAGTG GCAAAAACTTTGCTGGATACTCTGCCTGCTTCTGATAAGTCTTTTAGCAGACTCCTTGGTGAAGCTCCGATGTTGACTGATTCTGTAATGGGACTATTGGAGAACCTTTGCTATTCAAATTTGTCGAATGTGCGTGGAACAGATTCTCGAGATGATCGCATAACTCAAGGTCTTGGGGCTGTCTGGAGCTTAATTTTAGGGCGTCCACTAAATCGACAAGCCTGTTTGACTATAGCTCTCAAG TGTGCTGTTCATTCAGAAGATGATACTCGTGTGAAGGCCATCCGTTTG GTTTCAAACAAACTTTATCAACTCAACTACATATCTGAAACGATTGAGCAATATGCCAAGAACAAGTTGCTTTCAGCTGTAGAATATACTTCAGATGCTGAGACGTCCAGTTCTGCTGGTTCAATAAAAGAA GTAGGGGTTGGTGAAGAAACTTCTGTTAGTGGTACTCTACATTCGGATTCTGGTAAATTGCATGTCGTTTCTCAACCTGGTCCCAGCGTGTCATTTTCAGAAGCTCAGCGTtatatatctttatattttGCCCTTTGCACAAAG AAGCCTGATCTCCTTCAGCTTGTGTTTGATGCCTATGCACGAGCTGGTAAAAGTGTGAAGCAG GCTATACATCGTCACGTTCCGATTTTATTAAGGTCTTTGGAGTCATCATATCCTCAATTACTACGTATAATTTCTGACCCACCCATGGGAAGTGAAAACTTGTTAATGCTG GTGCTCCAGACACTGGCTGAACAAACCATTCCATCACCTGATCTTATTTCTACCGTCAAACATCTCTATGAAACTAAGTTGAAG GATGTTTCTATCCTGATTCCGATGCTATCTTCGCTTTCAAAAAACGAG GTTCTGCCCATATTCCCTCGGCTTGTTGACCTTCCACTCGACAAATTTCGACTGGCACTTGCTCACATATTACAG GGATCAGCTCATACTGGTCCAGCATTAACGCCTGCTGAAGTTCTGGTTGCTATCCACGACATTGTACCAGAAAAAGAAGGAATTGCGCTTAAAAAG GTAACAGAAGCTTGCTCAGCTTGTTTCGAACAACGTACTGTGTTCACACATCATGTTTTGGCAAAGGCTTTGAATCAGATG GTTGATCGAACTCCACTTCCTCTATTATTCATGAGAACAGTAATCCAGGCAATTGGCTCCTTCCCTACTCTG GTTGATTTTATCATGGAGATTCTCTCCAAACTCGTTGATAGACAG ATCTGGAGAATGCCAAAGCTTTGGGTAGGGTTTTTGAAATGTATGTCCCAGACGCAGCCACATTCATTCCATGTTTTATTGaag TTACCGTCACCCCAACTGGAAAGTGCTCTAAATAAATACCCTAATCTCAGAGGTCCCCTTGTTGCTTATTCAAGCCAGCCAAACATTATATCTTCCTTACCAAG TTCAACCCTTGCGATTCTAGGTCTTTCAAGTGAATTGCATATGACAAACTCACATCCTGTAACTTCTTTGCATACATGA
- the LOC130806101 gene encoding uncharacterized protein LOC130806101 isoform X2 gives MNAGEAADQALRQVDKMLRNSERSSRDPRAVKEEQSSTQIPHSGDLMKRKALHLHNDVRDNGVEMASKRMRYSSNGKSSDQVQAHGSVDDNSADGISSEASLANNNVNPVEQMIAVIAALLAEGERAADSLELLISQIHPDLLADIVITNMIHLPRTAPLATQGVLPSNAQSFPSASAAQVADSTSLPVHSQMSAQQSSNTSTVTDSTSLPDLSGTSNLQVDSRRDPRRDPRRLDPRRIAVPAEAPSLPVTEETTYVSSVSEGPGSVTKSTSITAEANTEPISPHFAPETEVDAKGMRTPLVLKKEDMAKEEGENGSREIPSSDNNVHVDKSSRSSDLAVNENSIALASMVTQTDVTGLSFVHESDDDSPPVSNERVPEETFADLPEIPSYIDLSEKQQQTLRKLAVEQIIKSYKDCKNKEFCGTRMSLIARLVSWMQADDLVSMMVQQDIVLDYKDQQGHELVMHVLYFLHGLITTESSELSLGATDLYEKFLTGVAKTLLDTLPASDKSFSRLLGEAPMLTDSVMGLLENLCYSNLSNVRGTDSRDDRITQGLGAVWSLILGRPLNRQACLTIALKCAVHSEDDTRVKAIRLVSNKLYQLNYISETIEQYAKNKLLSAVEYTSDAETSSSAGSIKEVGVGEETSVSGTLHSDSGKLHVVSQPGPSVSFSEAQRYISLYFALCTKKPDLLQLVFDAYARAGKSVKQAIHRHVPILLRSLESSYPQLLRIISDPPMGSENLLMLVLQTLAEQTIPSPDLISTVKHLYETKLKDVSILIPMLSSLSKNEVLPIFPRLVDLPLDKFRLALAHILQGSAHTGPALTPAEVLVAIHDIVPEKEGIALKKVTEACSACFEQRTVFTHHVLAKALNQMVDRTPLPLLFMRTVIQAIGSFPTLVDFIMEILSKLVDRQIWRMPKLWVGFLKCMSQTQPHSFHVLLKLPSPQLESALNKYPNLRGPLVAYSSQPNIISSLPSSTLAILGLSSELHMTNSHPVTSLHT, from the exons ATGAATGCCGGTGAAGCCGCTGATCAAGCTCTTCGACAAGTTGACAAAATGCTGAGGAATAGTGAGCGTTCATCACGTGATCCTCGGGCTGTTAAG GAAGAACAATCATCAACCCAGATTCCACATTCTGGGGATTTAATGAAAAGGAAGGCGTTGCATCTGCACAATGATGTGCGTGATAATGGTGTGGAGATGGCTTCAAAACGTATGCGTTACTCTTCTAATGGAAAATCTTCAGATCAAGTTCAGGCTCATGGGTCTGTTGATGATAATTCTGCTGATGGGATCTCTTCTGAAGCTTCCCTGGCAAATAATAATGTGAATCCTGTTGAACAAATGATTGCTGTTATTGCTGCATTGCTAGCTGAAGGGGAAAGGGCTGCTGACTCACTTGAACTTCTAATTTCTCAAATTCATCCTGATTTGCTGGCTGATATTGTCATAACAAATATGATACATTTGCCAAGGACTGCACCTTTGGCAACGCAAGGGGTCTTGCCGTCAAATGCACAAAGTTTTCCTTCTGCGAGTGCTGCGCAAGTTGCTGATAGTACTTCTCTGCCTGTTCATTCACAAATGTCTGCACAGCAAAGCTCCAATACTTCAACAGTTACCGACAGCACATCTCTTCCTGATTTGTCTGGCACTTCTAATCTCCAAGTGGATTCAAGACGTGATCCAAGAAGG GATCCCCGCCGCTTGGATCCCAGAAGAATTGCAGTACCTGCTGAAGCACCATCACTTCCTGTTACAGAAGAAACTACCTATGTGTCATCTGTATCCGAAGGTCCTGGGTCTGTAACTAAATCCACTTCAATTACTGCTGAAGCAAATACCGAACCCATCTCACCACATTTTGCACCAGAGACTGAAGTTGATGCAAAAGGTATGAGAACTCCTCTGGTTCTCAAGAAAGAGGACATGGCTAAAGAGGAGGGAGAGAATGGATCCAGAGAGATACCTAGTTCAGATAATAATGTTCATGTTGATAAGTCATCTCGCTCATCTGACCTTGCTGTCAATGAGAACTCCATCGCTCTGGCATCGATGGTCACTCAGACAGATGTAACAGGGCTTTCTTTTGTCCATGAATCTGATGATGATTCTCCGCCTGTTTCAAATGAACGTGTGCCTGAAGAAACTTTTGCAGACTTGCCCGAAATTCCGTCTTACATTGATTTGTCAGAAAAACAGCAACAAACGTTGAGGAAACTGGCCGTTGAACAGATCATTAAATCGTATAAAGATTGTAAAAACAAAGAATTCTGCGGCACCAGGATGTCTCTAATTGCTCGGTTGGTCTCTTGG ATGCAAGCTGATGACCTTGTATCGATGATGGTGCAACAAGATATTGTTTTGGATTACAAAGACCAGCAG GGACATGAGCTTGTAATGCATGTTTTATACTTTCTCCATGGTCTAATTACTACTGAATCAAGTGAATTGTCTCTTGGCGCCACCGACTTGTATGAGAAATTTCTTACTGGAGTG GCAAAAACTTTGCTGGATACTCTGCCTGCTTCTGATAAGTCTTTTAGCAGACTCCTTGGTGAAGCTCCGATGTTGACTGATTCTGTAATGGGACTATTGGAGAACCTTTGCTATTCAAATTTGTCGAATGTGCGTGGAACAGATTCTCGAGATGATCGCATAACTCAAGGTCTTGGGGCTGTCTGGAGCTTAATTTTAGGGCGTCCACTAAATCGACAAGCCTGTTTGACTATAGCTCTCAAG TGTGCTGTTCATTCAGAAGATGATACTCGTGTGAAGGCCATCCGTTTG GTTTCAAACAAACTTTATCAACTCAACTACATATCTGAAACGATTGAGCAATATGCCAAGAACAAGTTGCTTTCAGCTGTAGAATATACTTCAGATGCTGAGACGTCCAGTTCTGCTGGTTCAATAAAAGAA GTAGGGGTTGGTGAAGAAACTTCTGTTAGTGGTACTCTACATTCGGATTCTGGTAAATTGCATGTCGTTTCTCAACCTGGTCCCAGCGTGTCATTTTCAGAAGCTCAGCGTtatatatctttatattttGCCCTTTGCACAAAG AAGCCTGATCTCCTTCAGCTTGTGTTTGATGCCTATGCACGAGCTGGTAAAAGTGTGAAGCAG GCTATACATCGTCACGTTCCGATTTTATTAAGGTCTTTGGAGTCATCATATCCTCAATTACTACGTATAATTTCTGACCCACCCATGGGAAGTGAAAACTTGTTAATGCTG GTGCTCCAGACACTGGCTGAACAAACCATTCCATCACCTGATCTTATTTCTACCGTCAAACATCTCTATGAAACTAAGTTGAAG GATGTTTCTATCCTGATTCCGATGCTATCTTCGCTTTCAAAAAACGAG GTTCTGCCCATATTCCCTCGGCTTGTTGACCTTCCACTCGACAAATTTCGACTGGCACTTGCTCACATATTACAG GGATCAGCTCATACTGGTCCAGCATTAACGCCTGCTGAAGTTCTGGTTGCTATCCACGACATTGTACCAGAAAAAGAAGGAATTGCGCTTAAAAAG GTAACAGAAGCTTGCTCAGCTTGTTTCGAACAACGTACTGTGTTCACACATCATGTTTTGGCAAAGGCTTTGAATCAGATG GTTGATCGAACTCCACTTCCTCTATTATTCATGAGAACAGTAATCCAGGCAATTGGCTCCTTCCCTACTCTG GTTGATTTTATCATGGAGATTCTCTCCAAACTCGTTGATAGACAG ATCTGGAGAATGCCAAAGCTTTGGGTAGGGTTTTTGAAATGTATGTCCCAGACGCAGCCACATTCATTCCATGTTTTATTGaag TTACCGTCACCCCAACTGGAAAGTGCTCTAAATAAATACCCTAATCTCAGAGGTCCCCTTGTTGCTTATTCAAGCCAGCCAAACATTATATCTTCCTTACCAAG TTCAACCCTTGCGATTCTAGGTCTTTCAAGTGAATTGCATATGACAAACTCACATCCTGTAACTTCTTTGCATACATGA
- the LOC130806104 gene encoding 40S ribosomal protein S11-like produces MAEQTEKAFLKQPKVFLSSKKSGKGKRPGKGGNRFWKSIGLGFKTPRDAIEGTYIDKKCPFTGNVSIRGRILAGTCHSAKMQRTIIVRRNYLHYIKKYQRYEKRHSNISAHISPCFRVKEGDHVIIGQCRPLSKTVRFNVLKVVPAGSAAGGKKAFTGM; encoded by the exons ATGGCGGAACAG ACCGAGAAAGCGTTTTTGAAGCAACCGAAGGTTTTCCTTTC GTCGAAGAAGTCAGGGAAAGGAAAGAGACCGGGAAAAGGAGGAAACAGGTTTTGGAAAAGCATTGGCTTGGGATTCAAAACTCCTCGTGATGCAAttgaag GTACATACATAGACAAGAAATGCCCCTTTACTGGCAATGTTTCTATCAGAGGTCGTATCCTTGCTGGTACCTGCCACAGTGCTAAGATGCAAAGAACCATCATTGTTCGGCGCAACTACCTTCACTATATCAAAAAGTACCAAAG GTATGAGAAGAGGCACTCAAATATTTCTGCCCACATTTCACCTTGTTTTCGTGTTAAGGAAGGTGACCATGTCATCATCGGACAGTGCAG GCCTCTATCAAAGACGGTAAGATTTAATGTACTGAAGGTTGTCCCAGCAGGGTCAGCTGCTGGTGGCAAGAAGGCATTTACTGGCATGTAA